In Myxocyprinus asiaticus isolate MX2 ecotype Aquarium Trade chromosome 16, UBuf_Myxa_2, whole genome shotgun sequence, the genomic stretch CTTGACTTGGTCTCTTTTATGTAAGTTACATGTAGGCAAACTagacaaaaatcttttttttttttttttctctataggCAGGTTTTAAACAGCTAAAGTTTAGTGTCCAGTCTCATGTAGTGTGCATGGAACAGCCTGGAAAGAGAAAACTGTAGGTCAACAAAAGGTGAAAAGAAGCAATTTCCTGTTTATTTACACTTATGTTAATTTTAAAACCATTGAATCTACACTAGCTTGTATCACTTTTGAGTTATCATGTTCTGCTATGTCCAGGCTATCAGGACCCAGAATTTATAAAATCTCAGAGTATTGTCTGAGTTTTGTTGTTTTCTAGGTTAGTatgcattttgtgtttttaacaTTGAAATATTTACTTTGAGTAGCTTGTCCAACACTGCTCATAAATCATAACACCTGAACacttttcttttctgtttctgtGTCTCTGCAGGCCCAGTGACAGGAGACAAGTAGGACTTGAAAAATGATTCATATGTGAGCAGAGCAAGTACCACAGAAGCATCTTGAGACGTTCTTTGTCGAGCCCCATAGCCAGGCATCAGCCCAAAAGGCACACAATGATGAATTCCAAGAAAGCCATTTGTAAACAGGAGAGGAGACACTCAGCACACAGCCAACACTCACGTATATGGCGGCTGTACACAGACACCGTTTAATTATGCCTTTTTCAGTTTAGACATCATATGTATCTGGACATTAATTATGGCACAATGCAATTATCCCCCTAAAGTGCAAGTAAAGACTATTACCTATCCGAGAAGTATTGATGCAGTGATGTTAATCGGATTGGTGCTCACAGAAGCATTCCCATTGCATCTGTGAGGCCTCCTCCCCACATTCTATGGAGGCAGAGGAAAGCTGGTCGGCTGATGGGAAACGGTCTGGTGGGCAACAGCAGCCATTGTCAGAGACTTTGTTAGGGGCACAGCTGCCTCAGTTACAGCAACAAGTTACCTTGCAATCTGTTGATGGATCACTTGGCCGACTTCAACACAGGCAGCCAAAACGCTCCGAAATGCTCCAAAGGCAGAAGCAGCAGCAACAGTCACAGGCGAGTGTGGCATCTTGGCAGCTTTCAGATATATCTGGTCCTTCAAGAGACAACTGTTCTGCCCCAAGCAATCCATCTCCCCAAGTTCATAACGTTCAGCAAACTCAATCTCTGCCCAATCTGGAAGTACAGGAAGGCCCCCCTTGTAGGAAAGAACGCAAACCCCCAAAACCAGGGAAATATGTGTGCACTTACTGTGGCCGTCCTTGTGCAAAGCCCAGTGTCCTTCAAAAACACATCCGATCCCACACAGGAGAGAGACCCTATCCTTGTGTCCCATGTGGCTTCTCCTTCAAGACCAAAAGCAACCTGTACAAACACCGCAAATCCCATGCACATCGAATAAAAGCAGGCATGGCCTCAAGTCGCGAAGAACCCAGTTTTAGTGGGCCTGAGGGCGGAACCTTGGGAGATGAGCAAGAAGAAGTTACAGAAGGAGAGAGTACAGGTTCTGAGGATGAGACTGGGCAACACCAACCATCTACCTCACAGGGCAGGCCAACTCTGAAGAAAAGTTGTAAGGTTGAATTGTCATTTACAGAGGAGGGTCCCCAAAATGAGGATTCACATGCAGTCAAGCAGAGGTTAGCAATGAGGCTAAGTGAGAGAAAGCGAGCTCCCAGTACATCTTCAGATGAAACACGATCCTCATTGGGACCTGGCAGTAAGGGCAGCACAGAATCTGGCTATTTTTCCCGTTCTGGGAGTGCAGAGCTTTCCCAAGTGAGCCCACCAAATGCCAGTGCCAAAACTTATGCTGAGATCATTCTAGGAAAGTATGGACGATTAGGACAGCAGCAAAGGATTCCACATCAACAACTGCAATTATCTTCTTCAGGTCAACAGGAAAAATCAGTCCCTTTCACTGTCCCTAAGACACAAGTCATTGAGCATATAACCAAACTAATTACTATTAATGAAGCCGTGGTGGATACAAGTGAAATAGATAGTGTCAAACCAAGACGTTCGTCACTCTCCAGAAGAAGTAGCATTGAGTCTGTCAAGTTCTCTTCACCCAAAGAACCCTGTGTTTTTGAACCAAAGGGAGATCTCCCAGGTTTTTGTGGCTCTGCTGTTTATCATATTCCTGGTAGTTTTGCAAGTGAATTGCCAGACTCATACTTAGCTGCTAGAGACACATTGGCTAGTCAATGCTCCAGTGCTGTTCTCTGTAGAAGTCAATCAGTGCCATCCTCTGCTAACACTTCAGATTCACCTTCACGCAGCTTTCGTCTCAGTCAATCTTTTGATGAGCAGCAAGTCATAGCAGCCGAAATGAGGATTGGCCCCCACCAACGAATGTTACGACGTCAACCTGCTATTGAGGTGCCAGCTGGAGTGGACATCATTATAGAGGATGCAGGCCCTTCTTCCAGATTAAAAGAGTCAGATCCCAGAAAGAAGCAAGAAAAGGAAGTTCACCTTTATGAGTGTGAACTGTGTGGGACTCGCTTGAAGAAGCAGGACACTTATGCAGCACACAGAGTTGCATGTATGAATAAAACTCCACTGGGTTCTCAGAGTGTGGAGGGCAGTGCTTTCACTGAGATGCAGCCACAAATTATGAGCTACAAGTTTAAAGCCATGGCCATGGCTGTGcgcaagaggaaaaaaaaagaggaaagtcTTGAGGAAGACCCTCCCAGTCCAGGCCCAACAGCCGTCTCCTTCAGCACCCAGCTCCCATTAACGCTAGGCAGCACTGATAATCAGGGCACACCTGTCCTTTCACAAAGTGAGACAGAAAGGAGGGGTCCCTGGAAAGAAATTTCTGTTATCCAGCATACCAGATCCTTTGAAAAACAGGAAAGCATCTCTATGGCAAATCAGGAAACCAAGCTGGAACAAGAGCCATCACAGGAACCAAAACCAACCTCCACTTCCAGGTTAATCCGTCAACCCAAAATTCAAGTGCCCGAAATCTTGGTTACAGAGGAGCCAGATACTGAGATGGTCTCACCTCCAGCGAGCACATGCACCTCCAAAGAACCTGAGAAGGTGGAGGAATTCCAATGGCCTCAGCGCAGCCAAAGTCTGGCTCAGCTCCCTGCAGAGAAGCTACCACCAAAGAAGAAGCGTCTCCGTTTGGCCGAGGCAACCCAGTCATCGGGAGAATCTGGCTTTGAGTCAGTCTCCTTGCCACACAGCCCGAGCCAAGAGAGCAATGTTTCCCATGCCACTAGTCGTTCTGCATCCTTTGAGGAATCAGGAAGGCCAGACCCTGAGATGCAGAGTGGTACCTGGACCTCCCAAAGTTCTCACATGCTGACTGTTCCATCAAGTCCCCATCAACACCATCATTCTCACAAGGAGATGCGCCGTTCCACCTCTGAACAGGCACCTGCAAGTCCTCCACACCCTGCAAATGTTGAAGAAATAAGAAGTAAATCTTTTGACTATGGATGCCTCTCTCTAGAGCGCACCTCTGCTACTTGGAAGGAGAGGAGGAAATGTCTCTTGGTGAAGCATGCAACCCTTGGTGAACCTGATCAGGAGGAGCCATCTGCTTCACCACTTGCCAAACCTGGCATTTCAGCTGTATGCCAGTCCTACCCTGGTTGTCCTCtgcctacaatcagagagcacaGAATGGGAGGCAGGATGTCTAGGATTAGCTCTGACCATATAGGAAAGACCTTACAGCTTTTCCAATCCCCTCTTTCTCTCCCACCATCATTTTTTCCCCTACAACAAGCAAGCCCTAATTTTTGCTCCCCAAGTCAGCTCACTAGATTCTTCCCAGTCACTACTGCAATATCTGGTATCATTTCAACCCAGATGTTTCATCAAGCCTTTATTCACAGTGAGCCACCACAGCTGCATCCAAGACCGCTTGATTTTGTAGAACGACTAGCACTACCCCTTCAGCCACTCTCTGCTTTATTACCTCTACAATCAAGTGATGTTACTCAAACTGTTTGCTTTCCAATGCCAGGTGGTCTGACTATTCAGGTCCCCT encodes the following:
- the LOC127453601 gene encoding transcription factor HIVEP3-like, which produces MEAEESWSADGKRSGGQQQPLSETLLGAQLPQLQQQVTLQSVDGSLGRLQHRQPKRSEMLQRQKQQQQSQASVASWQLSDISGPSRDNCSAPSNPSPQVHNVQQTQSLPNLEVQEGPPCRKERKPPKPGKYVCTYCGRPCAKPSVLQKHIRSHTGERPYPCVPCGFSFKTKSNLYKHRKSHAHRIKAGMASSREEPSFSGPEGGTLGDEQEEVTEGESTGSEDETGQHQPSTSQGRPTLKKSCKVELSFTEEGPQNEDSHAVKQRLAMRLSERKRAPSTSSDETRSSLGPGSKGSTESGYFSRSGSAELSQVSPPNASAKTYAEIILGKYGRLGQQQRIPHQQLQLSSSGQQEKSVPFTVPKTQVIEHITKLITINEAVVDTSEIDSVKPRRSSLSRRSSIESVKFSSPKEPCVFEPKGDLPGFCGSAVYHIPGSFASELPDSYLAARDTLASQCSSAVLCRSQSVPSSANTSDSPSRSFRLSQSFDEQQVIAAEMRIGPHQRMLRRQPAIEVPAGVDIIIEDAGPSSRLKESDPRKKQEKEVHLYECELCGTRLKKQDTYAAHRVACMNKTPLGSQSVEGSAFTEMQPQIMSYKFKAMAMAVRKRKKKEESLEEDPPSPGPTAVSFSTQLPLTLGSTDNQGTPVLSQSETERRGPWKEISVIQHTRSFEKQESISMANQETKLEQEPSQEPKPTSTSRLIRQPKIQVPEILVTEEPDTEMVSPPASTCTSKEPEKVEEFQWPQRSQSLAQLPAEKLPPKKKRLRLAEATQSSGESGFESVSLPHSPSQESNVSHATSRSASFEESGRPDPEMQSGTWTSQSSHMLTVPSSPHQHHHSHKEMRRSTSEQAPASPPHPANVEEIRSKSFDYGCLSLERTSATWKERRKCLLVKHATLGEPDQEEPSASPLAKPGISAVCQSYPGCPLPTIREHRMGGRMSRISSDHIGKTLQLFQSPLSLPPSFFPLQQASPNFCSPSQLTRFFPVTTAISGIISTQMFHQAFIHSEPPQLHPRPLDFVERLALPLQPLSALLPLQSSDVTQTVCFPMPGGLTIQVPSGPLFRESRPTPSSLHSPGHSQQHLVLPHNPLPIIAPCLEQLAPVVSLVVPVRLQTHIPTYASAMYTTISQILATTQLPICCTAMVIMGKLEEDRLQRSYLRLPSPSSKSYIPLPLPLERGAGTSSDDSCWQLGAGGSKRMLSPAGSLELSLEAQRHQKRVKEEEVKEEDDKEDEDNKCDDKSQEEDQGKNKLTVETLGREKNAREVIETDKLSRQDLTQSKTEPLKQEEMKEVGHRCVSRVTSPERTMDPSYPTLHTTTSVSWCYLNYTKPNPSTHRDVHTSVYSSWSVSMHNPNLPGLSTKILLSLLHSKQKHSAETYTMATAPSPNTEKLVSTGSKKASTSEVHASPPNTPIKVKDEQPTERGEKYKSTADDTPATSAASEVARVCIFEGGYKSNEEYVYVRGRGRGKYVCGECGIRCKKPSMLKKHIRTHTDVRPYVCKHCNFAFKTKGNLTKHMKSKAHGKKCLEMGVSESSVDELETEETGGSDERVCESEDQEEHRFSDPEDSEEDDDDEEQDFSNDEPSSACSTDTRQSTDDLSEIGQGSQMDPCDPRTKEEYASPHRPCPVQAASPSSKRASFSRKGWDVSPRSFSPSSEGSPLRSLSPRLDLSSPSRHLSPSPERGLSPIRALSPLRPLSTLRPVSPAQYRSTRALTSPTPRKPHRPHSSPAGLFWEPCTPATKGQQDKPDTQQTPQERMPPDPCLVSSSLRFSPNEPFSLTPFTPRTVDRMFSHLPLHSQDQARMLYHMIPIGGIQMVQLRPRSRPKLERQSSSTTSPTSPKDDSHFSLARRDFPWISLSETSPQRTLVDSRTQSQDEGTSQSDLSCPSTSSTLAKPPPLWKGIVEQQTAKVRKQYGGSSSATKSRTFGHETPRKDAESDKEAERIFTVSQGEGASSSHETRQLHETEKPIVAPLRGRESSSEGSSGPQSSSAPQSHEGDPDST